Proteins co-encoded in one Ignavibacteria bacterium genomic window:
- a CDS encoding transglycosylase domain-containing protein, which yields MTENKSLRSRLQKKHKIMLIAGGVLVLFLFSFAILWVKIKSGLPVVEELENPKFFLASKVFDTKGELLGHFYVENRVEVQYADIPKNLIEALISTEDKKFFDHWGVDVDRIIKSAVKTIFLGKPQGASTLTQQLARNLYKFKDNDESSSELAMRKVREWITAVQIERSFSKTEILTMYLNFNYFGRRSYGIESAAKNFFGVTTKELTPEKSALLVALLKSPTYFDPIRYPERSIQRRNQVLKNMMDDGFLTEDEYRRYSGMKIEIRREKKEALLNKAPYFLEYLKNEMIQSEKATGIDVLTAGLNIYTTLDLEMQMIADRAVVSNVNRLQRGFDSYWSWGGKQALLDDILDKAIKNDEEYQILVTKEEKQAYYNKLKKDKKFVDSVKYAATRVQAGFVALEVGTGHILAMVGGTDTTRGFGLNHVTQIKRQPGSTYKAILYTSAIEKSNVYPQFRVSNEPLKGRYSPKNADGSSGGVFPIRTALERSINIVAVRMISDGVVSVSSIRDVASKMGLRTPVADDATIALGSSEVVPLELAGAFSVFPNKGMYIAPNWFKKIEDRDKSEFVPFSPSKWRAVSEETAVMMISMLEDVVKSGTAASLKGKFPFPAAGKTGTTQNFTDAWYAGFTPRIVALVWIGFDDARIKYQGGYGGTAALPIWGDFMAAVYRAKNYPKEEFPVTAPNLIKIELCASGTGFLAKAGPGCPAVSDYVLASEASAIPVCEKAHVGDGGSKKTDTSGSEW from the coding sequence ATGACTGAAAATAAAAGTTTAAGATCAAGATTACAGAAGAAACATAAAATAATGCTCATTGCAGGCGGAGTTTTGGTTCTCTTTCTGTTTTCTTTTGCAATTTTGTGGGTGAAGATAAAATCCGGGCTTCCCGTTGTGGAAGAGCTGGAGAATCCCAAATTTTTTCTGGCGAGCAAAGTCTTTGATACAAAAGGCGAACTCCTCGGCCACTTCTATGTGGAGAATCGTGTCGAAGTGCAGTACGCTGATATTCCAAAAAATCTAATTGAAGCCCTCATTTCTACAGAGGACAAGAAGTTTTTTGACCATTGGGGAGTGGATGTTGACAGAATCATTAAATCAGCGGTAAAAACCATTTTCCTTGGAAAACCACAGGGTGCCAGTACGCTCACACAACAGCTTGCCCGAAATCTTTACAAGTTTAAGGATAATGACGAAAGTTCTTCCGAACTGGCAATGCGAAAAGTGCGGGAGTGGATTACTGCGGTTCAAATCGAAAGATCGTTCTCGAAAACTGAAATTCTCACGATGTATTTGAATTTCAACTATTTTGGTCGCCGCTCCTATGGAATTGAGAGTGCCGCAAAAAATTTCTTTGGTGTGACAACAAAAGAACTGACTCCTGAAAAATCGGCACTTCTTGTAGCATTGTTAAAATCACCCACCTATTTTGATCCTATCCGGTATCCCGAAAGATCAATCCAGCGCAGAAACCAGGTACTTAAGAACATGATGGACGATGGATTTCTCACGGAGGATGAATACCGGAGGTATTCAGGAATGAAGATCGAGATAAGGAGAGAAAAGAAAGAAGCGCTTCTGAACAAGGCTCCCTACTTCCTTGAGTACCTGAAAAACGAGATGATTCAGAGTGAAAAGGCCACCGGAATTGATGTTCTTACTGCCGGTTTGAATATTTATACTACGCTTGACCTCGAAATGCAGATGATTGCTGACCGCGCCGTTGTAAGCAATGTAAACAGATTACAGCGGGGTTTCGACAGTTACTGGAGCTGGGGAGGTAAACAGGCACTGCTTGATGATATCCTCGACAAGGCAATTAAAAACGATGAGGAATATCAGATTCTTGTCACCAAGGAAGAAAAACAGGCTTACTATAACAAGCTCAAAAAAGATAAAAAATTCGTTGATTCCGTTAAGTATGCAGCAACCAGGGTTCAGGCAGGATTTGTAGCCCTTGAAGTAGGAACCGGCCATATTCTTGCAATGGTCGGGGGAACCGACACAACCCGGGGATTTGGACTGAATCATGTTACTCAGATTAAGAGACAGCCGGGTTCAACTTATAAAGCGATACTATATACTTCAGCAATTGAGAAATCGAATGTTTATCCTCAATTCAGAGTTTCTAACGAACCGTTGAAAGGAAGATATTCTCCGAAAAACGCTGACGGTTCGAGCGGTGGAGTTTTCCCTATAAGGACGGCCCTTGAGAGGTCTATTAACATTGTCGCCGTCAGAATGATATCAGACGGAGTGGTGAGTGTCAGTTCGATCAGGGATGTAGCCTCAAAAATGGGGCTAAGGACACCTGTTGCGGATGATGCCACAATTGCCCTGGGTTCATCTGAAGTGGTGCCTCTCGAACTTGCCGGTGCCTTCTCAGTTTTCCCAAACAAAGGGATGTATATCGCTCCGAACTGGTTCAAAAAGATTGAAGACCGCGATAAGAGCGAATTTGTACCATTTTCTCCATCGAAATGGAGGGCTGTTTCCGAAGAAACCGCCGTTATGATGATCAGCATGCTCGAGGATGTGGTTAAATCAGGAACGGCCGCATCCCTTAAAGGAAAATTTCCATTTCCTGCTGCAGGAAAAACGGGAACCACACAGAATTTTACCGACGCCTGGTATGCCGGCTTTACACCCAGAATTGTTGCTCTGGTCTGGATTGGCTTCGATGATGCCCGTATAAAATATCAGGGAGGGTATGGCGGAACGGCTGCGCTTCCTATTTGGGGTGATTTTATGGCTGCTGTTTATAGAGCGAAGAATTATCCGAAAGAAGAGTTTCCCGTCACTGCTCCAAATCTGATTAAAATCGAGCTCTGTGCTTCCGGAACAGGATTTCTTGCCAAGGCGGGTCCCGGTTGTCCTGCTGTGAGTGATTATGTTCTTGCGAGTGAGGCATCTGCCATACCTGTTTGCGAGAAAGCGCATGTGGGTGATGGCGGCAGCAAAAAAACCGACACATCAGGGAGTGAATGGTAA
- a CDS encoding UDP-2,3-diacylglucosamine diphosphatase, with translation MIKKSDQIDKKYSKVYFISDIHLGAGEKDLNRKREDLLVDFLHLPESGSALVIAGDLFDYWFEYRQVYQRGFFRTLAALYECSRRGVDIHYLIGNHDFFHRDFFQKELSVNLIEDFLIMKCLDSKLFIAHGDGYVKNDGGYRILKTVLRNKVVQFFYGLIHPDLGLAIARGTSKGSRHYTGGKDYGKVDGLVAVAEEKIKEGFDFVIFGHSHKRKFEKYDSGAYINLGSWFQQPCYGLLDDKGFTITDLN, from the coding sequence ATGATTAAAAAATCAGATCAGATCGACAAAAAATATTCCAAAGTTTACTTCATTTCTGATATTCATCTGGGTGCAGGTGAGAAGGATTTGAACAGGAAGAGGGAAGACTTGCTGGTCGATTTTCTTCATTTGCCGGAAAGCGGTAGTGCCCTTGTTATCGCCGGAGATTTATTTGATTACTGGTTTGAGTACCGGCAGGTTTATCAAAGAGGTTTCTTTAGAACGCTTGCAGCTCTTTATGAATGCAGCCGGAGGGGAGTGGATATACACTATCTGATTGGCAATCATGATTTTTTTCACAGAGATTTTTTCCAAAAAGAGCTTTCTGTTAATTTGATCGAAGATTTTTTGATCATGAAATGTCTCGACTCAAAATTATTTATAGCTCACGGTGACGGTTATGTGAAAAATGACGGCGGTTACAGGATACTGAAGACTGTATTAAGAAATAAAGTAGTTCAGTTCTTCTACGGACTGATTCATCCCGACCTTGGACTTGCGATTGCCCGTGGCACGAGCAAGGGGAGCAGGCACTACACCGGTGGAAAAGACTATGGGAAAGTGGATGGATTGGTTGCGGTCGCAGAGGAAAAAATTAAAGAAGGGTTCGATTTTGTTATATTTGGACACTCACATAAAAGAAAATTTGAAAAATACGATTCCGGAGCATATATAAACCTTGGTTCCTGGTTTCAGCAACCTTGCTACGGGCTTTTGGATGATAAAGGATTTACCATTACGGATTTGAATTAA
- a CDS encoding M1 family metallopeptidase — protein MTTFILAAVYGLLFGWNSLYLQSIKSGEISEWYGFKKKLEIHNTVSKRGIDVLHYDISLDIDHTNKNIESTVAITLVKSSQSTDLSLDLSEDMKIKEVAVDGKKAEYSRDGDKVRINSTKFDKDTLIIKVSYEGNPSRRKNFFFGRINSLPVIYTLNEPENARDWLICNDIPGDKATLNFAITNDSGFTSISSGNLDSVVSKPGSAKKTFHWSTDYPIATYLISFFSSKYVSEHGTFKGVSGKTLDLSIYGFPWQKGKLRRILDDHKDFIKVMEKYFGEYPFQNEKYSVVAFLWQMGAMEYQTASGFGSGFIDNYPSNMNIFVHELGHQWFGNSVSPLTWKDIWLNEGFATFAEWLYLEESGKKEGQDYLGRALKEEKMPHFFPGPIYAPEEIFSSGVYIKGAWVLRMLRHEMGDELFFKFLKEYYNRNKFSNADTKGLVELVNEISGRNFDEFFDQWIFSGQGIVSLETGKMEVKEKTGKYKVSLKLKQVQEEKRTYNLLMDVRFTGDKKSVTKSFRLNNRETVVSIDLDFKPSKFELDPENYSLFRMADD, from the coding sequence GTGACAACATTTATTCTTGCTGCTGTTTATGGTTTATTGTTCGGCTGGAACAGTTTATATCTTCAATCGATTAAATCCGGTGAAATCTCAGAATGGTACGGTTTCAAAAAAAAACTTGAGATTCATAATACGGTTTCGAAAAGAGGTATAGATGTCCTCCACTACGATATTTCTTTGGATATTGATCACACCAATAAAAACATCGAATCCACGGTAGCAATTACTCTCGTCAAATCTTCCCAGTCAACTGATTTATCGCTCGATTTATCAGAGGATATGAAAATAAAGGAAGTTGCGGTTGACGGGAAAAAGGCAGAGTATTCCAGGGATGGTGACAAGGTTAGAATTAATTCTACGAAATTCGATAAAGATACTCTCATTATAAAAGTCAGTTACGAAGGTAATCCCTCCCGCCGGAAAAATTTCTTTTTTGGCAGGATTAACAGTCTTCCGGTAATATATACCTTGAATGAACCGGAGAATGCCCGCGACTGGTTGATTTGTAACGATATTCCGGGTGACAAGGCAACCTTAAATTTTGCAATCACAAATGATTCCGGATTCACTTCCATTTCATCAGGGAATCTTGATTCTGTTGTAAGTAAACCGGGGTCTGCAAAAAAAACTTTTCATTGGAGCACAGACTATCCAATTGCTACTTACCTGATTTCGTTTTTTTCATCAAAATATGTTTCAGAACATGGAACATTTAAGGGAGTTTCCGGGAAAACTCTGGATCTTTCGATTTATGGTTTTCCATGGCAGAAAGGGAAACTGAGACGAATACTTGATGACCATAAAGATTTTATTAAGGTTATGGAAAAGTATTTTGGGGAATACCCTTTCCAGAATGAAAAGTATTCTGTTGTAGCTTTTCTGTGGCAGATGGGTGCGATGGAATATCAGACCGCCTCCGGGTTCGGAAGTGGATTCATCGACAACTACCCTTCGAACATGAATATCTTTGTACATGAACTGGGACACCAATGGTTCGGGAACTCCGTTTCACCTTTGACCTGGAAAGATATCTGGCTTAATGAAGGATTTGCAACCTTTGCCGAATGGCTCTATCTCGAAGAAAGTGGAAAAAAAGAAGGACAGGATTATCTGGGAAGGGCTCTCAAGGAGGAAAAAATGCCTCATTTTTTCCCCGGTCCAATCTATGCTCCGGAAGAAATTTTCTCGTCAGGTGTCTACATCAAAGGTGCGTGGGTATTGAGAATGCTCAGGCACGAAATGGGGGATGAACTGTTCTTTAAATTCCTGAAAGAGTATTACAACAGGAACAAGTTTTCAAATGCCGATACAAAAGGACTGGTTGAACTTGTTAATGAAATTTCGGGCAGGAACTTTGATGAATTTTTTGATCAATGGATCTTTTCCGGTCAGGGTATCGTCTCATTGGAGACAGGGAAGATGGAGGTTAAAGAAAAAACCGGCAAGTACAAAGTTTCACTTAAGTTAAAACAGGTGCAGGAAGAGAAAAGAACTTATAATTTATTGATGGATGTTCGATTTACCGGTGACAAAAAATCTGTCACCAAATCATTTAGACTGAATAACAGGGAAACTGTTGTAAGTATAGATCTTGATTTCAAACCGTCAAAATTTGAACTTGACCCTGAAAATTACTCATTGTTCAGGATGGCTGATGATTAA
- a CDS encoding T9SS type A sorting domain-containing protein, with the protein MKKVTTFFMSLFLIVAFINLEATNIKNLKKDEGRGRGHTEDGTWTLQNTGFATASRGINYISIVDNNVVWAAAYNGTSTTTYITEFTMTTNGGTTWTPRTVTGYTSGWGTSMIFGTSATTAYLPVFNATAGGGRILKTTDGGATFTYQSTAAFAAPAGFPNVLHFFNENEGFTMGDPNGGYFEIYTTTNGGTNWNRVPTGNIPAPAASDEYGVVGYYSAVGNTAWFTTNKSRIFKTTDKGATWTVSTTPIAVGNQFKIEMKDAMNGIILDVVAATPLYYRTSDGGATWTPLLPTGNFFDGDFCYVPGTLNAYVSTGSATGFTGASYSLDNGSTWTDFTGTLGIQHLAVSFFDNTTGWAGAFNTSATVGGIYKFSGRVDPVPVELTSFTANASQSSVVLVWETATEVNNYGFEIERSFDNVNFSTLGFVKGKGSTTEKQIYSFTDQTGLTGKTWYRLRQVDFDGRFEYSEVISVENTIPESFSLNQNFPNPFNPSTRIQFSIPQESQVELSIYDASGKLVENLVSGVKTAGYHEVIWNATNNASGIYFAQIKAGKFVKNIKMTLMK; encoded by the coding sequence ATGAAAAAAGTAACAACTTTTTTTATGTCCCTTTTTCTAATCGTAGCATTCATCAACCTTGAAGCTACCAATATTAAAAATCTCAAAAAAGATGAAGGCAGAGGCAGAGGTCACACCGAGGACGGAACATGGACCCTGCAGAACACAGGTTTTGCCACCGCTTCAAGAGGTATTAACTACATTTCCATCGTTGATAACAATGTCGTTTGGGCTGCTGCATATAACGGCACTTCAACAACAACCTATATAACTGAATTCACCATGACTACCAACGGCGGTACCACATGGACACCTCGCACGGTTACCGGTTACACAAGTGGCTGGGGAACATCCATGATATTCGGAACAAGCGCAACTACTGCTTATCTGCCGGTGTTTAATGCTACAGCCGGTGGTGGCAGAATCCTCAAAACCACCGATGGTGGAGCAACTTTCACTTACCAGTCAACTGCTGCGTTTGCTGCTCCTGCGGGATTCCCCAATGTCCTTCACTTCTTCAACGAGAACGAAGGCTTCACCATGGGAGATCCAAATGGAGGTTATTTTGAAATCTACACAACTACCAACGGTGGAACAAACTGGAACAGAGTGCCAACAGGAAACATACCCGCTCCTGCTGCTTCTGATGAGTACGGTGTTGTTGGTTATTATTCAGCAGTTGGAAATACTGCATGGTTTACAACAAACAAAAGCAGAATTTTTAAAACCACTGATAAAGGTGCAACCTGGACTGTTTCGACAACTCCGATCGCAGTAGGCAACCAGTTCAAAATTGAGATGAAAGATGCAATGAACGGTATCATCCTTGATGTTGTTGCTGCAACTCCTCTTTACTACAGAACTTCCGACGGCGGAGCTACATGGACTCCCCTTCTTCCAACAGGTAATTTCTTTGATGGAGATTTCTGCTATGTCCCCGGTACTTTAAATGCTTATGTGTCAACTGGCAGTGCAACAGGATTCACAGGTGCTTCCTATTCACTCGATAACGGTTCAACATGGACAGACTTTACCGGTACGCTTGGAATTCAACACCTTGCAGTTTCATTTTTCGACAATACAACCGGCTGGGCAGGTGCGTTCAACACGAGTGCCACTGTTGGTGGTATCTACAAATTTAGTGGCAGAGTTGATCCCGTTCCTGTTGAGCTGACATCGTTTACAGCAAATGCTTCACAGAGTTCAGTTGTTCTCGTTTGGGAAACAGCAACGGAAGTGAACAACTACGGCTTCGAAATCGAGAGAAGTTTCGATAATGTTAATTTCTCGACTCTCGGATTCGTAAAAGGAAAAGGTTCGACCACAGAGAAACAAATATATTCTTTTACAGATCAGACAGGATTGACCGGAAAAACCTGGTACAGACTCCGTCAGGTCGATTTCGATGGAAGATTCGAATATTCAGAAGTTATTTCAGTTGAAAATACAATTCCTGAATCATTCTCCTTGAATCAGAATTTCCCGAATCCTTTCAATCCTTCAACCAGAATTCAATTCTCGATTCCACAGGAGTCGCAGGTTGAACTGAGCATCTATGACGCTTCAGGAAAACTTGTTGAAAATCTCGTATCAGGTGTGAAAACTGCCGGATACCATGAAGTTATTTGGAATGCAACCAACAATGCTTCCGGAATTTACTTTGCTCAGATAAAAGCCGGAAAATTCGTTAAAAACATCAAAATGACTCTGATGAAATAA
- the queC gene encoding 7-cyano-7-deazaguanine synthase QueC has protein sequence MPKKAVVLTSGGLDSTTVAAVAKEQGYEIYCLSFNYGQRHLQELKSAAQVAEYFGAKKHLVIDIDMKVIGGSALTSGLEVPKHREEEEMSKNIPITYVPARNTIFLSYALAFAEVLQASDIFIGVNAIDYSGYPDCRPEYIESFEKMANLATKVGVEGTTHLKIHAPLQKLSKKEIIELGIRLGVDYSITHSCYDPLPDGTSCGECDSCILRKHGFEQAGVKDPVHYIV, from the coding sequence ATGCCAAAAAAAGCAGTTGTTCTTACAAGTGGCGGGCTTGATTCGACCACCGTGGCGGCAGTTGCCAAAGAACAAGGATATGAAATTTACTGCCTAAGTTTTAATTACGGTCAGCGACATCTTCAGGAATTGAAATCTGCCGCACAGGTTGCTGAATATTTTGGGGCAAAAAAGCACCTTGTAATCGATATTGACATGAAGGTGATTGGCGGATCGGCTCTGACTTCGGGTCTCGAAGTTCCTAAGCACAGGGAAGAGGAGGAGATGTCGAAAAATATTCCGATTACATATGTTCCGGCAAGAAACACCATTTTTCTTTCATATGCTCTTGCATTTGCAGAAGTTTTACAGGCGAGTGACATTTTTATCGGAGTGAATGCCATTGACTACAGCGGATACCCCGATTGCAGACCTGAATATATCGAATCATTCGAAAAAATGGCCAATCTTGCAACTAAAGTCGGGGTGGAAGGGACAACACATCTTAAAATTCACGCTCCGCTTCAGAAATTGAGCAAGAAAGAAATTATTGAGCTGGGTATCAGACTCGGCGTGGATTATTCAATCACTCATTCATGCTATGATCCTCTCCCTGACGGAACTTCATGCGGCGAGTGCGACAGTTGCATTCTAAGAAAGCATGGTTTTGAGCAGGCCGGTGTAAAAGATCCTGTCCATTATATTGTGTAG
- a CDS encoding M20/M25/M40 family metallo-hydrolase: MYKYFFMLAVFSFVTFGQSKGNPEITPKEISEHIKFLASDELEGRSPGSGKDIIAANYIREILKRSGITLLGNDGFQHFEVGGASKISEKSSLSMNKTELKFDKDFTPLVISSSGEVNAEVVFCGYGYVINDPKLKVNDYTTEVKGKWVLVLRGAPDVTGMKDIFDSHSSLRKKIITAKDNGAAGIIFVNGYDFDKNDNLVNSSQGAGEPDAGIPAVHVTREIAEMLLKGSGKSLVQLEASLKNDITKSVSFNTSVVVKGNTVVTRTKKPTVNVVGMIEGSDPVLKNEYIVIGAHFDHLGWGGPGTGSRRPDTIAIHNGADDNASGTATALEIFEKLAANKSQLKRSVIFLAFGAEEMGLLGSKYFTDNPIKELRNIKLMINLDMVGRLNPDTKVLSVGGTGTAVEFEKYIDKYIAKSGLQVKKSPEGYGPSDHASFYSKDIPVLFFFTGVHDDYHTPFDDWEKINSDGAGVIGNLAYDITMEIANTDVPPVFQLAGPKERPKDSPGYKVSLGIMPDMSASDIVGVRAETVIPDRPAHKAGMLKGDIITAINGKPVKDLYEYMERLAELKKGDLVNVTVTRGNESLILKVQL; encoded by the coding sequence ATGTACAAGTATTTTTTCATGTTAGCCGTCTTTTCTTTCGTGACCTTTGGCCAAAGCAAAGGGAATCCTGAAATTACGCCGAAAGAAATAAGTGAACACATTAAATTTTTGGCTTCAGATGAACTGGAAGGTCGTTCACCTGGAAGTGGCAAAGATATTATAGCAGCAAATTATATCAGGGAGATTCTGAAAAGATCAGGTATCACTCTGCTAGGTAATGATGGATTTCAGCATTTTGAAGTCGGCGGTGCATCGAAAATCAGTGAGAAAAGTTCGTTATCCATGAACAAAACCGAGCTAAAATTTGACAAGGATTTTACACCTCTTGTAATTTCCTCATCAGGTGAAGTGAATGCGGAAGTCGTCTTTTGCGGTTACGGGTATGTCATTAACGATCCAAAACTGAAAGTCAATGATTACACCACAGAAGTAAAAGGTAAATGGGTTTTGGTTCTGAGAGGGGCACCGGATGTTACCGGGATGAAGGATATTTTCGACAGTCACTCTTCGTTAAGAAAAAAAATCATCACCGCTAAAGACAACGGAGCTGCCGGCATCATTTTCGTTAATGGTTATGACTTCGACAAAAACGACAATCTTGTCAACAGTTCACAAGGTGCCGGCGAACCCGATGCGGGAATTCCGGCTGTTCATGTTACCAGAGAAATCGCGGAGATGCTTCTTAAAGGGTCAGGAAAATCTTTGGTACAGTTGGAAGCCTCTCTAAAAAATGATATCACGAAAAGTGTCTCTTTCAACACATCAGTGGTTGTTAAAGGAAATACGGTGGTTACCAGAACCAAGAAACCAACTGTTAATGTTGTTGGAATGATTGAAGGCAGCGATCCGGTTTTAAAGAATGAATATATCGTTATCGGTGCACACTTTGATCACCTGGGTTGGGGTGGTCCCGGTACGGGCAGCAGAAGGCCCGATACAATAGCCATTCATAACGGTGCTGATGATAATGCTTCCGGAACAGCCACTGCTTTGGAGATATTCGAAAAACTTGCTGCAAACAAATCACAGCTAAAAAGAAGTGTGATTTTTCTCGCTTTTGGTGCTGAGGAAATGGGATTGCTGGGATCGAAGTATTTTACCGATAATCCAATAAAAGAATTGAGAAATATCAAGCTGATGATAAATCTTGATATGGTCGGAAGATTGAATCCTGATACTAAAGTACTGAGTGTCGGAGGGACAGGAACCGCCGTCGAATTTGAAAAATACATCGACAAATATATTGCAAAATCAGGCTTGCAGGTCAAGAAATCTCCCGAAGGTTACGGACCTTCAGACCATGCCTCATTTTATTCAAAAGACATCCCCGTTCTCTTCTTCTTTACCGGTGTGCATGACGATTACCACACACCATTCGATGACTGGGAGAAGATCAATTCAGACGGAGCGGGTGTTATCGGTAATCTTGCATACGACATAACCATGGAAATTGCCAATACTGATGTACCACCTGTGTTCCAACTCGCCGGTCCCAAAGAAAGACCAAAAGATTCACCGGGTTACAAAGTATCCCTGGGAATTATGCCAGACATGTCGGCATCGGATATTGTCGGAGTCAGGGCTGAAACGGTTATCCCCGATCGTCCTGCTCACAAAGCCGGGATGTTGAAAGGTGATATTATCACCGCAATCAACGGGAAACCCGTAAAGGATCTCTACGAATACATGGAGAGACTTGCAGAATTGAAGAAAGGTGATCTTGTCAATGTCACTGTTACCAGGGGTAATGAAAGCCTGATTTTGAAGGTTCAACTCTAA
- a CDS encoding carotenoid 1,2-hydratase translates to MRLLLLSLVTAIILSAVLWFVFNLDSDTGEAKLTVTSVMSAESQGFRKADSVISFDFPEDHFAHYDYKTEWWYFTGNLKTTTGRRFGYQFTIFRNGIVPGKEDDSTGFQTGSVYSAHLGLSDIATGKFYSVEKFARGTGGLAGSDPEEGRIFIEGFELSFDFKTGSSKPKISISARSREFEFSFTLEPVKEMVLQGDKGLSRKSNNPGNASYYYSFTRIATKGQVKTGSESHELEGWSWMDHEWSTSALEPDQKGWDWFAIQMDDKTELMYFRLRDKEGNTNFQKGSLVKADGNYKTLKSEEIKLKVLSTVTLDNKVYPSAWEIQVVPEKTIYKISTSMKDQLHKFRISYYEGAVDIEKTNGSTIKGTGYVELTGYGD, encoded by the coding sequence ATGAGATTGTTGCTCCTTTCTTTAGTGACTGCTATTATACTCTCTGCAGTGTTGTGGTTTGTGTTCAATCTCGATAGTGATACAGGTGAGGCAAAATTGACAGTTACGAGTGTGATGTCTGCAGAATCTCAAGGATTCAGAAAGGCAGATTCAGTTATCAGTTTTGATTTCCCTGAAGATCACTTTGCCCACTACGATTACAAAACGGAGTGGTGGTACTTTACAGGAAATCTTAAGACCACAACAGGCAGACGGTTTGGTTACCAGTTTACAATTTTCAGAAACGGCATTGTACCGGGAAAAGAAGATGATTCTACGGGATTTCAAACCGGATCGGTTTATTCTGCACATTTGGGACTAAGTGATATCGCAACCGGAAAATTCTATTCGGTTGAGAAGTTCGCAAGAGGCACCGGAGGACTGGCAGGTAGCGACCCGGAGGAGGGCAGGATCTTCATCGAGGGATTCGAACTCTCTTTTGACTTTAAAACGGGCAGTTCCAAGCCGAAAATTTCCATTTCTGCGAGGAGCAGGGAATTCGAATTTTCTTTCACCCTTGAACCTGTTAAGGAAATGGTATTGCAGGGTGATAAAGGGTTGAGCAGGAAGTCCAACAACCCCGGAAATGCTTCTTATTATTATTCCTTTACCAGAATCGCCACAAAGGGGCAAGTAAAGACAGGGAGTGAATCACACGAACTTGAGGGGTGGAGTTGGATGGATCACGAATGGTCAACAAGCGCCCTCGAACCTGACCAAAAGGGCTGGGACTGGTTTGCCATACAAATGGATGATAAAACCGAACTGATGTATTTCAGATTGAGAGACAAAGAAGGGAATACCAACTTTCAGAAGGGGAGTCTGGTAAAAGCAGATGGTAACTACAAAACCCTGAAGAGTGAGGAAATAAAACTCAAAGTATTGAGTACAGTAACACTTGATAACAAAGTGTATCCATCTGCATGGGAAATTCAGGTTGTGCCGGAGAAGACCATTTACAAGATTTCCACTTCCATGAAAGACCAACTGCATAAATTTCGAATTTCCTACTACGAAGGGGCTGTGGATATCGAAAAAACCAATGGATCCACAATCAAAGGTACGGGTTATGTTGAACTTACCGGGTACGGTGACTGA